In the Bacillus shivajii genome, one interval contains:
- a CDS encoding PH domain-containing protein: MIRRKPDQSLAEKTLHVWRIASALEWLFFVLLPIAYYIAKNYFFITLPNWPLIAMGIILIPLGLLKIFIVPKMQWKRWRYKIYENEVELMFGVFVVRRIIIPMIRVQHVDTKQGPLLRHYGLSSVTISTAATVHEIPGLEDDKANQLRDHIAQLAREADPNE; the protein is encoded by the coding sequence GTGATTAGACGAAAGCCGGACCAATCGTTAGCAGAAAAAACGTTACATGTTTGGCGAATAGCTAGTGCTCTTGAGTGGCTATTTTTCGTATTGTTGCCAATCGCTTATTACATCGCGAAAAATTATTTCTTCATAACATTACCTAATTGGCCATTAATAGCAATGGGCATTATACTTATTCCACTAGGGCTATTAAAAATATTTATTGTACCAAAAATGCAATGGAAAAGATGGCGGTATAAAATTTATGAAAATGAAGTAGAATTGATGTTTGGGGTGTTTGTTGTAAGACGAATCATTATACCGATGATTCGAGTGCAACATGTTGATACAAAACAAGGCCCACTACTTAGGCATTATGGATTATCGTCCGTGACAATTTCAACCGCAGCGACCGTCCATGAAATTCCCGGTCTCGAGGATGATAAGGCGAATCAATTAAGAGATCACATTGCGCAGTTAGCAAGGGAAGCTGATCCTAATGAATAG
- a CDS encoding PH domain-containing protein — protein sequence MNSWNRQHPIAIFISFLNNLKEMIITFIAVIIFGQAQAGGSTFYIVFFSLILIISLGNGIIRWWTFRYQLFENEIKIKHGLIFRKNRYIRKEKIQSIDINAKLLQRIFGLVEVRIETAGGGDEPEFKITALKKHEAAMIKEQLLRVVESPKELNDDEMTGPLDEKEEAEEVHEEQTQEQVQEKEHEEIRQYKWMLSNPRLVIAAMTSSGVGIAATFVAAIMSQVQQFIPNRLYEQVIGFVIHHSILFIGSWVVFILFIAWVITVIRTLLKYGMFSVTKRGSEIHISRGVVEKRQLTLSDHKITAVRIVQNLLRQPFGFVAVYVESAGGGSKEEDLSTILIPMCKRNEVEGLLQELLPDYDVSSVYETLPGKSLRRYMIRLIVPSLIAASVFTYFIPYGWLAFILPLLAALLGYWQYKDAGLHVNDQFLFLRSRSFVKTEFILPRKRIQSMDMSQHYLQKIDHLFSLHVSVLSSITGKTFLLRHISGEQSNRTLNWYSYERNK from the coding sequence ATGAATAGTTGGAATAGGCAACACCCTATAGCAATCTTTATTAGCTTTTTAAATAATTTAAAAGAAATGATTATTACCTTTATTGCTGTGATTATTTTCGGTCAAGCACAAGCAGGTGGATCAACGTTTTACATCGTTTTCTTTAGTTTGATTTTAATTATTTCATTAGGAAATGGCATTATTCGATGGTGGACATTTAGGTATCAGTTATTTGAAAATGAAATAAAAATAAAACATGGACTCATTTTTCGTAAAAATCGTTATATAAGAAAAGAAAAAATCCAAAGTATTGATATTAATGCAAAGTTGTTACAACGTATATTTGGATTAGTAGAAGTAAGAATTGAAACAGCTGGGGGCGGAGATGAACCAGAGTTTAAGATTACTGCACTAAAGAAACATGAAGCAGCGATGATAAAAGAGCAACTATTAAGAGTCGTTGAAAGTCCAAAAGAATTAAATGATGATGAAATGACGGGCCCTCTTGACGAAAAGGAAGAAGCCGAAGAGGTCCATGAGGAACAAACACAAGAACAAGTACAAGAGAAAGAACACGAAGAGATACGACAATATAAATGGATGTTATCAAATCCAAGGCTTGTTATTGCAGCAATGACATCGAGTGGGGTCGGTATTGCAGCGACATTTGTTGCGGCTATTATGTCGCAAGTCCAACAATTTATCCCTAATAGGCTATATGAACAAGTTATAGGTTTTGTCATCCACCATAGTATATTATTTATAGGTTCTTGGGTTGTTTTTATATTGTTTATCGCATGGGTCATTACTGTGATAAGAACACTACTGAAATATGGGATGTTTTCTGTAACAAAAAGAGGTAGTGAGATCCATATCTCACGAGGGGTAGTAGAGAAACGCCAATTAACGTTATCAGACCACAAAATTACAGCGGTAAGAATCGTGCAAAATTTACTAAGGCAACCTTTTGGGTTTGTCGCAGTGTATGTAGAAAGTGCTGGTGGAGGAAGTAAAGAAGAGGATTTATCAACGATTTTAATCCCAATGTGTAAGCGCAATGAAGTAGAAGGACTACTTCAAGAACTGTTACCGGACTATGATGTTTCATCTGTTTATGAAACTTTACCTGGTAAAAGCTTAAGGAGGTATATGATTCGTTTAATCGTTCCTTCGCTGATTGCCGCTAGTGTCTTTACTTACTTTATCCCGTATGGTTGGCTGGCTTTTATCCTACCGTTATTAGCAGCTTTGTTAGGGTATTGGCAATATAAAGATGCAGGACTGCATGTAAATGATCAGTTTTTGTTCCTTCGTTCAAGAAGCTTTGTCAAAACAGAATTCATTTTACCAAGAAAACGAATTCAATCTATGGATATGTCCCAACATTATTTACAAAAGATTGATCATTTATTTTCACTACATGTATCAGTTTTATCGAGTATTACTGGAAAAACATTTTTATTAAGGCATATTAGTGGAGAGCAAAGTAATCGTACCTTAAATTGGTATTCCTATGAAAGAAATAAATAA
- a CDS encoding DUF2777 family protein, with protein MNRNEAKQHIGKHVVLNHGKQGTYIAILKDLKLKPNVPWRAVVEIIGVQSIPELFHETVQNDLDKVLEENELIECPGTRIEPLNEPFNSNYTKSLALALKEKWDQIQEQNEQTETLMNYIQHELRRLKCENLLFEGNFIYYQLVKKGNQFFIYDEQKKEALSIDGCPFEFEINVNGNWVPGIYLHDTTFEIYGGKQVELQHGSTVRLNKTQFDPYQILLNELDEASLTALEKALSKLGIGHEHSVYCHNSLLMQLLNSFENKDFSGVNFISYANKNKQYVLQHHYERSLKDDRPDVTYDRFEFTSDTGERLLATYATQLSNE; from the coding sequence ATGAATCGAAATGAAGCAAAACAACATATTGGCAAGCATGTCGTTTTAAACCATGGAAAACAAGGAACGTATATAGCCATCTTAAAAGATTTAAAGCTTAAACCGAATGTACCTTGGCGTGCAGTTGTAGAGATCATTGGCGTACAGTCTATTCCTGAACTCTTCCATGAAACTGTACAAAATGATTTAGATAAAGTGCTTGAAGAAAACGAGCTAATTGAGTGCCCGGGTACACGAATTGAACCATTAAACGAACCGTTCAATTCGAATTATACGAAATCACTCGCTCTTGCTCTAAAAGAAAAGTGGGACCAAATCCAAGAGCAAAATGAGCAAACAGAAACGTTAATGAACTATATACAACATGAACTTCGTCGTTTGAAATGTGAAAACTTGTTATTTGAAGGTAATTTTATTTATTACCAACTTGTAAAAAAGGGAAACCAGTTTTTCATTTATGATGAACAAAAAAAAGAAGCCCTTTCTATTGACGGGTGTCCTTTTGAATTTGAAATTAACGTAAACGGCAATTGGGTTCCAGGAATCTATTTGCATGATACAACATTTGAAATTTATGGCGGAAAACAAGTTGAATTGCAGCACGGTTCAACGGTTCGATTAAATAAGACACAATTTGACCCATATCAAATATTACTAAACGAACTTGATGAAGCTTCTCTGACAGCACTAGAAAAAGCTTTATCAAAGCTTGGGATCGGTCATGAACACTCTGTCTACTGCCATAACTCACTTCTCATGCAACTATTAAATTCATTTGAGAATAAAGACTTTTCCGGAGTAAACTTTATTTCTTATGCTAACAAAAACAAACAGTATGTCCTTCAGCACCATTATGAACGATCGTTAAAAGATGATCGCCCAGATGTAACATACGACCGTTTTGAATTTACATCAGACACGGGTGAAAGGCTATTAGCGACTTACGCAACACAACTTTCAAATGAATAA
- a CDS encoding MBL fold metallo-hydrolase, with protein MSQLVLTFSRNFHLIDGHDLGLVERTGTYVLDCRPEGNVTIIETGPSISNEYIKKGLEEIGIPLSDIQWIIVTHIHLDHAGGAGLLLNDCPNAKVVVHPRGYRHLCDPSRLIKGAKAVYGAAFDDLFAPILPIAKDRLVEKADQSTLSLTDDRTLTFIDTPGHAKHHYSIYDTETATMFTGDTIGIRYPSLERDNVSLYLPSTSPNQFNPEDMLNSLAEIKSFEPKQIAFGHFGISDQPSVVYEQIRYWLSIFMEKGQEVFDQNQDHETLQNILLNEVNHELKKQGISPSHSAYQFIHLDLKISAMGILDYLS; from the coding sequence TTGTCGCAACTCGTCTTAACGTTTAGTCGAAATTTTCATTTAATTGACGGACATGATTTAGGGTTAGTCGAAAGAACTGGTACATATGTCTTAGATTGTCGACCAGAGGGAAATGTCACAATTATCGAGACAGGCCCTAGTATTTCAAATGAATATATCAAAAAAGGACTGGAAGAAATCGGCATACCATTATCAGACATTCAATGGATCATTGTCACTCACATCCATTTAGACCATGCTGGAGGTGCAGGTTTACTTCTAAATGACTGCCCAAATGCAAAGGTTGTTGTGCACCCGAGGGGATATCGCCACCTATGTGACCCTTCAAGATTAATTAAAGGAGCAAAAGCTGTATATGGTGCTGCATTTGATGATTTATTCGCCCCAATTCTACCTATTGCTAAGGATAGACTAGTTGAGAAGGCAGACCAATCAACTTTATCATTAACTGATGACAGGACATTAACTTTCATCGATACCCCCGGACACGCAAAGCATCACTATAGTATTTATGATACGGAAACCGCAACAATGTTTACAGGGGATACAATTGGCATCCGTTACCCTTCTTTAGAGCGAGATAACGTATCTCTTTATTTGCCTTCTACTTCACCTAACCAGTTTAATCCGGAGGATATGCTGAATTCTTTAGCGGAAATTAAATCATTTGAGCCAAAACAAATTGCTTTTGGTCACTTTGGTATTTCGGATCAACCAAGTGTTGTTTATGAACAAATAAGATATTGGCTATCTATTTTTATGGAAAAAGGACAAGAAGTATTCGATCAAAATCAAGATCACGAAACATTACAAAATATACTCTTAAATGAAGTAAATCATGAATTAAAGAAACAGGGAATTTCTCCTTCCCACTCAGCATATCAATTTATTCACTTAGATTTAAAGATAAGTGCAATGGGAATTCTAGATTATTTGAGCTAA
- the sigI gene encoding RNA polymerase sigma-I factor, whose amino-acid sequence MLKRLLNKNTDQSSLNDLVMKIQGGHNEYESDLIEQYIPFIRKTTSKVCKRYISSTEDDEYSIALIAFSEAIHQYSPDKGSSFLSFASLVIRRRVIDYIRQEQRRRTSISMDYTETDKENMENVAEVHASFQEYHSKLENEYRREEIIHLQENLSQYGITLAEVSEQSPKHKDARENMLEIAKTVINDDNLRETLIEKKRLPMKQLMNEITMSRKTIERNRKYIITLTIILMEDYRYLKDYLKEWIS is encoded by the coding sequence GTGCTAAAGCGCCTGTTAAATAAAAATACAGATCAGAGCTCATTAAATGATTTAGTAATGAAAATACAGGGTGGACACAATGAATATGAAAGCGATCTAATTGAACAATACATACCGTTTATCCGCAAAACGACATCAAAGGTATGTAAACGGTACATTAGTTCGACAGAGGATGATGAGTATAGTATTGCGCTCATTGCTTTTAGTGAAGCGATTCATCAATATTCTCCCGATAAGGGAAGTTCATTTTTATCTTTTGCAAGTCTTGTTATTCGAAGAAGAGTCATCGATTATATAAGACAAGAGCAACGAAGACGTACATCCATTTCAATGGATTATACAGAAACAGATAAAGAAAATATGGAAAATGTTGCTGAAGTTCATGCTTCTTTTCAAGAATATCATTCAAAACTTGAAAATGAATACAGACGAGAAGAGATTATTCACCTGCAGGAAAACTTAAGTCAATATGGCATTACGTTAGCTGAAGTCTCTGAACAGTCACCGAAGCATAAAGACGCAAGAGAAAACATGCTTGAAATTGCGAAGACTGTTATTAATGATGACAACTTACGAGAAACTCTTATTGAAAAGAAGCGTCTTCCAATGAAGCAGTTAATGAATGAAATTACAATGAGCAGAAAAACAATCGAACGTAATCGAAAATATATCATCACTCTCACAATTATATTAATGGAGGATTACCGTTATTTGAAGGATTACTTGAAGGAGTGGATATCGTGA
- a CDS encoding anti-sigma factor domain-containing protein — protein sequence MKKGVIIDKKKRYMIVMTQSGEIEKARMRDSSEIGEEVTYVPHRSFQFTTIYENKTFSVPLALAMVFLLMLPIYPLFQTDRVYGTVSFDVNPSVEFAVNQSYDVISTNGFNERGNDVLEQIEDQLVGKPLNQAALLLIETSNELGYLSSNDIYVSSQLSLFSQDTWGEDYDQWVSNIYDDYSVSFVSLLLDEELIQEANEYSLSPAKFLLLKEAENQGMEIEPTEVNNTSIKELEESVGESVENVASKKANNEEVKEQGSNGNENSNVNRKENRANKDEDHPSNSNPGKGNNHDTHPSENAPGLNKDDKSPGNSGNNGGPGNSGNNGGPGNSGNNGGPGNSGNNGGPGNSGNNGGPGNSGNNGGPGNSGNNGGPGNSGNNGGPGNSGNNGGPGNSGRGHGNGPNN from the coding sequence GTGAAAAAAGGGGTCATAATAGATAAAAAAAAGCGATATATGATTGTAATGACACAGTCTGGAGAAATAGAAAAGGCTAGAATGAGAGATAGCAGTGAAATCGGTGAAGAGGTGACATATGTTCCTCATAGAAGCTTTCAATTTACTACCATTTATGAAAACAAAACATTTAGTGTTCCATTAGCTTTAGCGATGGTATTTTTACTCATGTTACCGATCTATCCATTGTTTCAAACAGATCGTGTATACGGTACCGTTTCATTTGATGTAAACCCAAGTGTAGAGTTTGCTGTAAATCAAAGTTATGATGTTATTTCAACGAATGGTTTTAATGAAAGAGGTAATGATGTTTTAGAACAGATAGAGGATCAACTAGTTGGAAAACCACTGAATCAAGCTGCGTTGCTTCTCATAGAAACAAGCAATGAATTAGGGTATTTATCTTCAAATGATATTTATGTATCGTCTCAATTATCTTTATTTAGTCAAGATACTTGGGGAGAAGATTATGACCAATGGGTATCTAACATCTACGATGACTATTCTGTAAGTTTTGTTTCGTTACTGTTAGATGAAGAATTGATTCAAGAAGCAAATGAGTATTCATTATCTCCAGCTAAATTTTTACTATTAAAAGAAGCTGAAAATCAAGGGATGGAGATTGAGCCTACAGAAGTAAATAATACTTCAATCAAAGAACTTGAGGAAAGTGTAGGAGAAAGTGTTGAAAATGTCGCGTCTAAAAAAGCAAATAATGAAGAAGTAAAAGAACAAGGGTCAAATGGAAACGAAAACTCAAATGTAAATCGGAAGGAAAACCGTGCAAATAAAGATGAGGACCATCCTTCAAACTCAAATCCGGGTAAAGGAAACAATCATGACACTCATCCATCTGAAAATGCCCCTGGCTTAAACAAGGATGATAAGAGCCCAGGCAATAGCGGAAACAACGGAGGCCCAGGTAATAGCGGAAACAACGGAGGCCCAGGTAATAGCGGAAACAACGGAGGCCCAGGTAATAGCGGAAACAACGGAGGCCCAGGTAATAGTGGAAACAACGGAGGCCCAGGTAATAGTGGAAACAACGGAGGCCCAGGTAATAGCGGAAACAACGGAGGCCCAGGTAATAGTGGAAACAACGGAGGCCCAGGTAATAGCGGAAACAACGGGGGCCCAGGTAATAGCGGTCGAGGGCATGGAAATGGTCCTAATAACTAA
- a CDS encoding DUF5667 domain-containing protein: MKKIKIRNVVTTAALVGMLSTALPANATFAQEDDSDFKSVNLDEVMEQIEELDESAEDIIGDELQDDEVVLPNNFYVFMKEALESLQLKLATSDIGKAKVLTEFASDRLEQAYTLILQGEYEEAEALIDEAYEQYLLSEELKSDQEDGTEEDGTEEDGTEEDGTEEDGTEEDGTEEDGTEEDGTEEDGTEEDGTEEDGTEEDGTEEDGTEEDGTEEDGTEEDGTEEDGTEEDGTEEDGIEEDGTEEEVEEITFHQSIVSLLRNIEKIENPNAKAALTRNVERKMEQLGLDPALAFPEEEEVEESEEQSDDQNSEAGEDTQNEDSTNEDATNEETNGVSTSEVTEEEEEKRTEKNNRGNGNGNGNSSYNGEQNGIGNNGNGNNGNGNNGNGKGNGNGNGNGNGNGNGNGNGNGNGNGNGNGNGNGNGNGNGNGNGNGNGNR; this comes from the coding sequence ATGAAAAAGATCAAAATTAGAAATGTCGTAACAACTGCAGCACTTGTAGGAATGTTATCAACAGCATTACCTGCAAATGCCACTTTTGCACAAGAAGATGACTCAGACTTCAAATCAGTGAACTTAGATGAAGTAATGGAACAAATTGAAGAATTAGATGAATCAGCTGAAGATATCATTGGTGACGAACTACAAGATGATGAAGTAGTGTTACCTAACAATTTCTATGTTTTTATGAAAGAGGCATTAGAATCACTTCAATTAAAGCTTGCAACGAGTGATATCGGTAAAGCGAAAGTATTAACTGAATTTGCTTCTGATCGACTTGAGCAAGCTTACACACTCATTTTACAAGGTGAATATGAAGAAGCTGAAGCATTAATTGATGAAGCTTATGAACAATACTTATTATCTGAAGAACTAAAATCAGATCAAGAAGACGGTACTGAGGAAGACGGTACTGAGGAAGACGGTACTGAGGAAGACGGTACTGAGGAAGACGGTACTGAGGAAGATGGTACTGAGGAAGACGGTACTGAGGAAGATGGTACTGAGGAAGATGGTACTGAGGAAGATGGTACTGAGGAAGATGGTACTGAGGAAGATGGTACTGAGGAAGACGGTACTGAGGAAGATGGTACTGAGGAAGACGGTACTGAGGAAGACGGTACTGAGGAAGATGGTACTGAGGAAGATGGTACTGAGGAAGACGGTATTGAAGAAGATGGTACTGAAGAGGAAGTAGAAGAAATTACTTTCCACCAGTCTATCGTAAGCTTATTACGTAACATCGAGAAAATTGAGAATCCAAATGCGAAAGCTGCTTTAACACGTAATGTCGAAAGAAAAATGGAACAACTAGGCCTTGACCCTGCACTTGCTTTCCCTGAAGAAGAGGAAGTTGAAGAGTCAGAAGAACAATCTGATGACCAAAATTCTGAAGCAGGCGAAGATACTCAAAATGAAGATTCAACAAATGAAGATGCAACAAATGAAGAAACGAATGGCGTATCTACTTCGGAAGTAACAGAAGAAGAAGAAGAGAAGCGTACTGAGAAAAACAACCGTGGCAATGGAAATGGAAATGGTAACAGCTCTTATAACGGTGAGCAAAATGGAATTGGCAACAACGGAAATGGAAACAACGGAAATGGAAACAATGGAAACGGAAAAGGAAACGGCAATGGAAATGGCAATGGAAATGGCAATGGAAATGGCAATGGAAACGGCAATGGAAACGGCAATGGAAATGGCAATGGAAACGGCAATGGTAATGGAAACGGCAACGGCAACGGCAATGGTAATGGGAACGGAAATCGTTAA
- a CDS encoding toxic anion resistance protein, with protein MSNEQHQDRDEMPMQTKEQKARTYIENMRENMDLNEILETLGKIGSDEQEKAGESLESLKTPVSDMMNDPNHELPEQLTKLKEIVSELEPNYLKEGKLKRFLNKVVRKSPAEKFARKYQTIESEVETIIEALLNGKDRLQEDTVMLQQLKTVAHERIDRLNEQIEVGKQLNVMLEAEIEKEEWQNDPSPIQKGQQKVLSRIKNMQQAVLVLQQSLASVDIIVENNDKLEEAIFNAITMTKNIVTVTASIQLSLSNQKKVIDAVQNVNKTTESMILSNAQLLKSNTEETLKTLEEPAVALETFKKAYEDVYAAIEMTEQSNTRIIESSKKFISEMDELNNQMGQKLLNE; from the coding sequence ATGTCAAATGAACAACATCAAGATCGTGACGAAATGCCAATGCAAACGAAGGAACAAAAGGCAAGAACTTATATAGAAAACATGCGTGAAAATATGGATCTGAACGAAATTCTCGAGACACTCGGAAAAATTGGATCTGACGAACAAGAAAAAGCTGGGGAGTCACTCGAATCGTTAAAAACCCCAGTAAGTGACATGATGAATGATCCGAACCATGAGTTACCAGAACAGTTAACAAAATTAAAGGAAATCGTATCAGAATTGGAGCCTAATTACTTAAAAGAAGGAAAGTTGAAACGATTTCTTAATAAAGTCGTTAGGAAAAGCCCTGCAGAAAAATTCGCGCGAAAATATCAAACGATAGAATCTGAAGTTGAAACGATCATTGAAGCTCTTTTAAATGGAAAAGACCGTCTCCAAGAAGATACAGTGATGCTCCAACAGCTAAAAACCGTCGCCCACGAACGAATTGATCGTTTAAACGAACAAATTGAAGTAGGCAAGCAATTAAATGTCATGCTTGAAGCTGAAATAGAAAAAGAAGAATGGCAAAATGATCCGTCTCCGATCCAAAAGGGACAGCAAAAAGTCCTCTCTCGGATTAAAAATATGCAGCAAGCAGTCCTCGTCCTTCAACAATCACTAGCTTCAGTTGATATTATTGTTGAAAATAATGATAAACTTGAAGAAGCGATTTTTAACGCGATTACGATGACGAAAAATATCGTTACTGTCACTGCATCAATTCAACTGTCATTAAGCAATCAGAAAAAAGTCATTGATGCTGTACAAAATGTAAACAAAACGACGGAGTCAATGATTTTATCAAATGCTCAACTACTGAAATCTAACACAGAGGAAACATTAAAAACGTTAGAAGAGCCAGCTGTTGCATTAGAAACATTTAAAAAAGCGTATGAAGATGTTTATGCAGCCATTGAAATGACGGAACAATCCAACACCCGTATCATTGAATCAAGCAAAAAATTTATTAGTGAAATGGATGAACTAAATAACCAGATGGGACAAAAGTTGTTGAACGAATGA
- a CDS encoding sensor domain-containing diguanylate cyclase: protein MYMEFIILFLGLALFLTLNLIRFYFSDVINKLILIFGSSLLIAISLVHLNEAHLLWMGLFFIFIMASSFKWKGAVISALSLLVLFSLVPVSTQISYLWISAFYMIFSLIMGLLFEYLHRERTKFDRWQKQFYRQSKNLHILREVSLALQSTLNLDKLLHIFLTAITAGYGLGYNRALLFLAKDSYNTFEGKLGIGPLSVEQGHKIWENVVVNKLTLKDFIQLQEKAKLDDHELNKMLRSLSFQVSDENDTMSGVIHKKEPVIIEEHTNDPLVRQIRETFSMEQFAVVPLLNRGKVVGVLMIDNIVNGKEIKKEEMDNIMPLATQAAMAIENASLYRKTEEMAITDGLTKLYNKRFLDRMLPHLFESAKTNENPLSAIVIDIDHFKVYNDTHGHLLGNDVLIKLADILKNHFGHEDLVCRFGGEEFVIILPMKDEKETCQLAESVRAKVEKAHFYGEARQPNGSVTVSVGVASFPSHVSDIHTLIDHADKALYAAKSSGKNRVNLYEGVEVS from the coding sequence ATGTATATGGAATTTATCATCTTATTCCTTGGTTTAGCCTTGTTTCTTACGTTGAATCTAATACGATTTTATTTTTCAGATGTGATAAATAAATTAATACTCATTTTTGGTTCAAGTCTATTAATTGCTATAAGTTTGGTTCATTTAAATGAAGCCCATTTATTATGGATGGGATTGTTCTTTATTTTTATTATGGCCTCATCTTTTAAATGGAAGGGTGCTGTTATTTCAGCACTTAGTTTACTAGTGTTGTTCTCATTGGTACCTGTTTCAACTCAAATTAGCTATCTCTGGATTAGTGCTTTTTATATGATTTTTTCTTTAATAATGGGATTATTATTTGAATATTTACATCGAGAACGGACGAAATTTGATAGATGGCAAAAACAGTTTTATCGTCAGTCCAAAAATTTACACATCTTGCGAGAAGTTTCGCTTGCTTTGCAAAGTACATTAAACTTAGATAAATTGTTACATATTTTTTTAACTGCAATAACTGCGGGGTATGGATTAGGTTACAATCGTGCATTATTATTTTTAGCGAAGGACTCTTATAACACATTTGAAGGAAAACTAGGGATTGGACCTCTATCTGTCGAACAGGGGCACAAAATTTGGGAGAATGTTGTTGTAAATAAGCTAACATTAAAAGATTTTATACAACTTCAAGAAAAAGCAAAGCTAGATGACCATGAATTAAACAAGATGTTACGATCACTTTCATTTCAAGTGTCGGATGAAAACGATACAATGAGTGGTGTTATTCATAAGAAAGAACCAGTCATAATAGAAGAACACACGAATGATCCACTCGTTCGACAAATAAGGGAAACATTTTCTATGGAACAGTTTGCGGTTGTTCCATTATTAAATAGAGGAAAAGTCGTTGGCGTTTTAATGATTGACAATATTGTAAACGGAAAAGAAATAAAGAAAGAAGAGATGGACAATATTATGCCGTTAGCTACACAAGCTGCAATGGCAATTGAAAATGCTTCACTTTATAGAAAAACGGAAGAAATGGCGATTACAGATGGTTTGACTAAACTATATAATAAACGCTTTCTTGACCGGATGCTTCCCCATTTATTTGAGTCAGCAAAAACAAATGAAAACCCTCTCTCGGCTATTGTTATCGATATTGATCATTTCAAAGTCTATAACGATACTCATGGACACTTGTTAGGCAATGATGTGTTGATAAAATTAGCAGATATTTTAAAGAATCATTTCGGGCATGAAGATCTCGTGTGTCGCTTTGGTGGTGAAGAGTTTGTCATCATTTTACCAATGAAAGATGAGAAAGAAACATGTCAATTAGCTGAAAGCGTTCGTGCAAAAGTAGAAAAAGCACACTTTTATGGTGAAGCTCGTCAACCGAATGGGAGTGTAACTGTAAGTGTTGGGGTTGCTTCATTCCCTTCTCATGTGAGTGATATTCATACATTAATAGATCATGCTGATAAAGCATTATATGCAGCGAAATCAAGTGGGAAAAATCGCGTCAATTTATACGAAGGGGTTGAAGTATCATGA